One window of Carassius auratus strain Wakin chromosome 17, ASM336829v1, whole genome shotgun sequence genomic DNA carries:
- the myct1b gene encoding myc target protein 1 homolog codes for MASNETNVIWEMLKPIDFEELILAFCLSILIGLLIGILIFLLLTWMSRRRASVRITRRQTQSSESKGTRNQHCHLRHYKSHGFDKNSESAGRVVLPLHRQTSVDPNELLGRSPSFQNSTFRPPPKKTKKTGNETEDDNQAALLPNITDPFSAEPAESFWLGKGSLRGFLPRQTPPPAYDSVIHIFQESCT; via the exons ATGgcttcaaatgaaacaaatgtGATTTGGGAAATGCTTAAACCTATTGATTTTG AGGAGCTCATCCTGGCGTTCTGCTTGTCGATATTAATTGGTCTACTCATCGGGATCTTGATTTTCCTCCTCCTTACATGGATGTCAAGACGGAGAGCTTCAGTCAGGATCACCAGACGTCAAACCCAGTCGTCAGAATCTAAAGGCACACGTAATCAGCACTGCCACCTCAGACATTACAAGAGTCACGGCTTCGACAAGAACAGTGAATCTGCAGGAAGAGTGGTTCTGCCCCTCCACAGACAGACCTCTGTGGACCCCAATGAGCTGCTGGGTAGAAGCCCTAGCTTTCAGAACTCCACTTTTCGGCCGCCACCAAAAAAGACCAAGAAGACCGGCAATGAAACAGAGGATGATAACCAAGCTGCATTACTTCCTAACATCACAGATCCATTTAGTGCAGAACCAGCGGAGTCCTTCTGGCTGGGGAAGGGCAGTCTAAGGGGTTTCCTACCCAGACAGACTCCACCACCTGCTTATGACAGTGTCATTCACATCTTTCAAGAGTCCTGTACCTGA